A genomic window from Streptomyces sp. HUAS YS2 includes:
- a CDS encoding nitrate- and nitrite sensing domain-containing protein: MRFRGKSIRRKIVALLLVPLISLTGLWGFATLLTGREADQLLDVGYIVEKVGYPIEDTVRVIQKERRQSLIYLADPRASDSLAALRKQREATDRMITQIRANAADSGVRSEMRPTASQRLGSLLEAFKGLDSLRTSVDRRSVDRLQALTFYNRLVDPCYSFLMTLHALESVEMDKQGRALVGVTRAREMLSREDALVVSALTARRVSSAEIRAISDLVANRKLTYEVNLEVLPADDRRRFEEYWSSPATGQLRDAEDALIDAGPTKNPRGTDAPRWEEMATPVLDDLARENTEAGDRYQDRVQPAAYSVLLKAGVAGVLGFLALLVSVIVSVRIGRELVRDLRLLRKEAHEVSGVRLPSVMRRLAAGEQVDVETEVPRLQYDQDEVGQVGQALNTLQRAAVEAAVKQADMRRGVAEVFVNLARRNQVLLHRQLTLLDTMERRTEDTEELADLFRLDHLTTRMRRHAEGLVILSGAAPSRQWRKPVQLMDVVRAAVAEVEDYERIEVRRLPRIGVGGPAVADLTHLVAELLENATVFSPPHTAVQVLGERVANGFTLEIHDRGLGMNPDALLDANLRLAETPEFELSDTDRLGLFVVSRLAQRQNVRVSLQTSPYGGTTAVVFIPAALLTDAPETQGAGFRLDRKSPAEAPVVRPALAQVPSGGTAARRGAPAVLDGPVELEAPLSDMDALLGASGDLEDTESERGGIFRARDLRRGGANEQHQQAYEHGAAGQDEGRPDGPVPLPRRRPPTLVSDHGRRVDEPGRAHPAPGRATDRPDRPTLPTLLPTRRTDPAPAPGPAAPAAPTLVPVPPEGPAPFGGLPRRVRQASLAPQLRDTSARGTTEAQPSGPTEPDVERDAEDVRRRMASMQRGWQRGRRQNAESAPGTTPEGDGR, encoded by the coding sequence ATGCGCTTTCGCGGGAAGTCCATCCGCCGGAAGATCGTGGCGTTGCTGCTCGTGCCGCTCATCTCGCTCACCGGCCTCTGGGGCTTCGCCACGCTCCTCACCGGCCGCGAGGCCGACCAGCTGCTCGACGTCGGCTACATCGTCGAGAAGGTCGGCTACCCGATCGAGGACACCGTCCGGGTGATCCAGAAGGAACGCCGGCAGTCCCTGATCTACCTGGCCGATCCGCGCGCCTCGGACTCCCTCGCCGCCCTGCGCAAGCAGCGCGAGGCCACCGACCGCATGATCACCCAGATCCGCGCCAACGCCGCCGACTCCGGCGTCCGCAGCGAGATGCGGCCGACCGCCTCGCAGCGGCTCGGCTCGCTCCTGGAGGCCTTCAAGGGGCTCGACTCGCTCCGTACCTCCGTGGACCGGCGCAGCGTCGACCGCCTCCAGGCGCTGACGTTCTACAACCGGCTCGTCGACCCCTGCTACAGCTTCCTCATGACCCTGCACGCCCTCGAGAGCGTGGAGATGGACAAGCAGGGCCGCGCCCTCGTCGGCGTGACCCGGGCCCGCGAGATGCTCTCCCGCGAGGACGCCCTCGTCGTCTCCGCCCTGACGGCCCGCCGGGTCTCCTCCGCGGAGATCCGAGCGATCTCCGACCTCGTCGCCAACCGCAAGCTGACCTACGAGGTCAACCTCGAGGTCCTGCCCGCCGACGACCGGCGCCGGTTCGAGGAGTACTGGAGCAGCCCGGCCACCGGGCAGCTGCGCGACGCCGAGGACGCGCTGATCGACGCGGGCCCCACCAAGAACCCGCGCGGCACGGACGCCCCCCGCTGGGAGGAGATGGCCACCCCGGTCCTCGACGACCTCGCCCGCGAGAACACCGAGGCCGGCGACCGCTACCAGGACCGGGTGCAGCCCGCCGCGTACAGCGTCCTGCTCAAGGCCGGCGTCGCCGGCGTGCTCGGCTTCCTCGCGCTGCTGGTCTCGGTGATCGTCTCCGTACGCATCGGCCGTGAACTCGTCCGCGACCTGCGGCTGCTGCGCAAGGAGGCGCACGAGGTCTCCGGCGTCCGGTTGCCCAGCGTCATGCGCCGGCTCGCCGCCGGCGAGCAGGTCGACGTCGAGACCGAGGTGCCGCGCCTCCAGTACGACCAGGACGAGGTCGGCCAGGTCGGCCAGGCCCTCAACACGCTGCAGCGCGCCGCCGTCGAGGCCGCGGTCAAGCAGGCCGACATGCGCCGCGGCGTCGCCGAGGTGTTCGTCAACCTCGCCCGCCGCAACCAGGTCCTGCTGCACCGCCAGCTCACCCTCCTCGACACGATGGAGCGCCGCACCGAGGACACCGAGGAGCTCGCCGACCTGTTCCGGCTCGACCACCTCACCACCCGCATGCGCCGGCACGCCGAGGGCCTGGTCATCCTCTCCGGTGCCGCCCCCTCCCGGCAGTGGCGCAAGCCCGTCCAGCTCATGGACGTGGTCCGGGCCGCGGTCGCCGAGGTCGAGGACTACGAGCGGATCGAGGTACGCCGGCTGCCCCGGATCGGCGTCGGCGGCCCGGCGGTCGCGGACCTCACCCACCTGGTCGCCGAACTCCTGGAGAACGCCACGGTGTTCTCGCCGCCGCACACCGCGGTGCAGGTCCTCGGCGAACGGGTCGCCAACGGCTTCACCCTGGAGATCCACGACCGAGGCCTCGGCATGAACCCCGACGCCCTGCTCGACGCCAACCTCCGGCTCGCCGAGACCCCCGAGTTCGAACTCTCCGACACCGACCGCCTCGGCCTGTTCGTGGTCAGCCGGCTCGCCCAGCGGCAGAACGTCCGGGTCTCCCTGCAGACCTCCCCGTACGGCGGCACCACCGCCGTCGTCTTCATCCCGGCCGCGCTGCTCACCGACGCGCCCGAGACCCAGGGCGCCGGCTTCCGGCTCGACCGCAAGAGCCCGGCGGAGGCCCCCGTGGTCCGGCCGGCCCTCGCCCAGGTCCCCAGCGGCGGCACCGCCGCCCGGCGCGGCGCGCCCGCGGTCCTCGACGGACCGGTCGAACTGGAGGCCCCGCTCTCCGACATGGACGCCCTGCTCGGCGCGAGCGGCGACCTGGAGGACACCGAGAGCGAGCGCGGCGGCATCTTCCGCGCCCGCGACCTGCGCCGCGGCGGGGCGAACGAGCAGCACCAGCAGGCGTACGAGCACGGCGCCGCCGGGCAGGACGAGGGCCGGCCCGACGGCCCCGTCCCGCTGCCCCGCCGCCGCCCGCCCACACTGGTCAGCGACCACGGCCGCCGGGTCGACGAACCGGGCCGCGCGCACCCCGCGCCCGGCCGGGCCACCGACCGCCCCGACCGCCCCACACTGCCGACGCTGCTCCCCACCCGCCGTACGGACCCGGCGCCGGCCCCCGGACCAGCGGCCCCGGCCGCGCCCACGCTCGTCCCCGTACCGCCGGAGGGCCCCGCGCCGTTCGGCGGGCTGCCCCGCCGGGTCCGCCAGGCCAGCCTCGCCCCGCAGCTGCGGGACACCTCGGCCCGCGGGACCACGGAAGCCCAGCCGTCCGGACCGACCGAGCCGGACGTCGAGCGCGACGCCGAGGACGTGCGCCGCCGCATGGCCTCGATGCAGCGCGGCTGGCAGCGCGGACGACGGCAGAACGCCGAATCAGCACCAGGAACGACACCCGAGGGGGACGGTCGATGA
- a CDS encoding roadblock/LC7 domain-containing protein, which produces MTAPNAAAPNTSGSSNGELNWLLDELVQRVGSIRKALVLSSDGLPTGASQDLTREDGEHLAAVASGFHSLAKGVGRHFEAGKVRQTVVELEDAFLFVTAAGDGSCLAVLADADSDVGQVAYEMTLMVKRVGAHLTTAPRSGLAAGG; this is translated from the coding sequence ATGACCGCACCGAACGCCGCAGCACCCAACACCTCCGGAAGCAGCAACGGCGAGCTGAACTGGCTCCTCGACGAGCTGGTCCAGCGGGTCGGGTCGATCCGGAAGGCCCTGGTGCTCTCCAGCGACGGCCTCCCGACCGGCGCCTCGCAGGACCTGACCCGCGAGGACGGCGAGCACCTCGCCGCCGTCGCGTCCGGCTTCCACAGCCTCGCCAAGGGCGTCGGCCGTCACTTCGAGGCCGGCAAGGTCCGCCAGACCGTCGTCGAGCTCGAGGACGCCTTCCTCTTCGTCACCGCGGCCGGCGACGGCAGCTGCCTGGCCGTCCTCGCGGACGCCGACTCCGACGTCGGCCAGGTCGCCTACGAGATGACCCTGATGGTCAAGCGGGTCGGCGCGCACCTCACCACCGCGCCCCGGTCCGGCCTGGCCGCCGGAGGGTGA
- a CDS encoding DUF742 domain-containing protein, with protein sequence MSDAGRGERTPEQPHHWYDDDAGPVVRPYAMTRGRTSTASRHRLDLIALVVPEPAADDPGRDQTLSPEHVEIVERCSDLPQSIAELAAGLDLPVGVVRVLVGDLVEEELVHVTRPVPPAELPDVSILREVINGLRAL encoded by the coding sequence ATGAGTGACGCAGGCCGCGGGGAGCGGACTCCGGAACAGCCGCACCACTGGTACGACGACGACGCCGGACCGGTGGTCCGCCCGTACGCGATGACCCGCGGCCGGACCAGCACGGCCTCCCGCCACCGCCTCGACCTGATCGCGCTGGTGGTGCCCGAACCGGCGGCCGACGACCCCGGGCGCGACCAGACGCTCTCGCCGGAGCACGTCGAGATCGTCGAACGCTGCAGCGACCTCCCGCAGTCCATCGCCGAGCTCGCCGCCGGACTCGACCTCCCCGTCGGGGTGGTCCGGGTCCTCGTCGGCGACCTCGTCGAGGAGGAACTCGTCCATGTGACCCGCCCCGTTCCGCCGGCCGAGCTGCCGGACGTGAGCATCCTTCGCGAGGTGATCAATGGCCTTCGGGCGCTCTAG
- a CDS encoding GTP-binding protein — protein sequence MAFGRSSRKPAPVEPVTLKILVAGGFGVGKTTLVGAVSEIRPLRTEETLSEAGRPVDDLHGVENKSTTTVAMDFGRITLREDLVLYLFGTPGQDRFWFLWDELAQGALGAVVLADTRRLEDSFAAIDYFERRGIPFTVAVNCFEGAQRFPAESVRGALDLDPEVELVMCDARDRESVKNVLVAVVEHALVLADREREPART from the coding sequence ATGGCCTTCGGGCGCTCTAGCCGCAAGCCGGCCCCGGTCGAACCGGTGACCCTGAAGATCCTGGTCGCCGGGGGCTTCGGTGTCGGCAAGACCACTCTGGTCGGCGCGGTCAGCGAGATCAGACCGCTGCGCACCGAGGAGACGCTCAGCGAGGCCGGCCGGCCCGTCGACGACCTGCACGGCGTCGAGAACAAGTCCACGACCACCGTCGCCATGGACTTCGGCCGGATCACACTGCGCGAGGACCTCGTCCTGTACCTCTTCGGCACGCCCGGGCAGGACCGCTTCTGGTTCCTCTGGGACGAGCTGGCGCAGGGCGCGCTCGGCGCGGTCGTCCTCGCGGACACCCGCCGCCTGGAGGACAGCTTCGCGGCCATCGACTACTTCGAGCGGCGCGGCATCCCCTTCACGGTGGCGGTCAACTGCTTCGAGGGCGCCCAGCGGTTCCCCGCCGAGAGCGTGCGCGGGGCGCTGGACCTGGACCCGGAGGTCGAGCTCGTGATGTGTGACGCCCGCGACCGGGAGTCGGTCAAGAACGTCCTGGTCGCCGTCGTCGAACACGCCCTGGTCCTGGCGGACCGCGAGAGGGAGCCGGCGAGGACCTGA
- the glpK gene encoding glycerol kinase GlpK produces MTDSYVAAIDQGTTSSRCIVFDQDGAIVAVDQREHEQIFPRPGWVEHDAAEIWERVQGVVAGALERAGLRADQLSALGITNQRETTVLWDRATGRPVHHAIVWQDTRTAALCAELGGADGQDRFRDATGLPLASYFSGPKAAWLLDKVPGLRERAERGEIAFGTIDTWLIWNLTGGVDGGVHVTDVTNASRTMLMNLERLEWDPEILDAMRIPAAILPEIRSSAEVYGAAVGQLAGVPVASALGDQQAAVFGQACYDPGTAKNTYGTGSFLLLNTGNRPVPSKNGLITTVGYRIGAERPVYCLEGSIAITGALVQWFRDQLGIISDAAEIETLAASVEDNGGAYIVPAFSGLYAPYWRADARGVVTGLTRYVTKAHLARAVLEATSWQTREVVDAMYQDSGVPITTLKVDGGMTANGLLMQHQADVLGVPVIRPRVAETTCLGAAYAAGLATGVWSGLDELKTHWRADVEWSPRMPAETREREYAKWRKAVERSFGWEDDA; encoded by the coding sequence ATGACGGACTCGTACGTCGCCGCGATCGACCAGGGCACCACGTCCAGCCGCTGCATCGTCTTCGACCAGGACGGCGCGATCGTCGCCGTCGACCAGCGCGAGCACGAGCAGATCTTCCCCCGGCCCGGCTGGGTCGAGCACGACGCGGCGGAGATCTGGGAGCGGGTCCAGGGGGTCGTGGCCGGGGCCCTCGAACGGGCCGGGCTACGGGCCGACCAGCTCAGCGCGCTCGGCATCACCAACCAGCGCGAGACGACCGTGCTGTGGGACCGGGCCACGGGGCGGCCGGTGCACCACGCGATCGTCTGGCAGGACACCCGGACCGCGGCGCTGTGCGCGGAACTCGGCGGCGCCGACGGGCAGGATCGTTTCCGCGATGCCACCGGGCTGCCGCTGGCGAGCTATTTCTCCGGGCCGAAGGCGGCCTGGCTGCTGGATAAGGTGCCCGGGTTGCGGGAGCGGGCGGAGCGCGGCGAGATCGCGTTCGGCACCATCGACACCTGGCTGATCTGGAACCTCACCGGCGGCGTGGACGGCGGTGTGCACGTCACGGACGTGACCAACGCGTCCCGGACGATGCTGATGAACCTGGAACGGCTGGAGTGGGACCCGGAGATCCTCGACGCGATGCGGATCCCGGCGGCGATCCTGCCGGAGATCCGGTCGTCCGCCGAGGTGTACGGGGCGGCGGTCGGGCAGCTGGCCGGCGTGCCGGTCGCCTCGGCGCTCGGGGACCAGCAGGCCGCGGTGTTCGGACAGGCCTGCTACGACCCGGGCACCGCGAAGAACACGTACGGGACCGGCAGCTTCCTGCTGCTCAACACCGGGAACCGGCCGGTGCCGTCGAAGAACGGGCTGATCACCACGGTCGGGTACCGGATCGGCGCGGAGCGGCCGGTGTACTGCCTGGAGGGCTCGATCGCGATCACCGGGGCGCTGGTGCAGTGGTTCCGCGACCAGCTCGGGATCATCTCCGACGCGGCCGAGATCGAGACGCTGGCGGCGAGCGTGGAGGACAACGGCGGCGCGTACATCGTGCCGGCGTTCTCCGGTCTCTACGCCCCGTACTGGCGCGCCGACGCGCGCGGGGTCGTCACCGGTCTCACCCGCTACGTCACCAAGGCCCATCTGGCCCGGGCCGTGCTCGAGGCGACGAGCTGGCAGACGCGTGAGGTCGTCGACGCGATGTACCAGGACAGCGGGGTGCCGATCACGACGCTGAAGGTCGACGGCGGGATGACCGCGAACGGGCTGCTGATGCAGCATCAGGCGGACGTGCTGGGCGTGCCGGTGATCCGGCCGCGGGTCGCGGAGACGACCTGTCTCGGTGCTGCGTACGCGGCAGGGCTGGCGACGGGCGTGTGGTCGGGCCTCGACGAGCTGAAGACGCACTGGCGGGCGGACGTGGAGTGGTCGCCCCGGATGCCGGCGGAGACGCGGGAGCGCGAGTACGCGAAGTGGCGCAAGGCGGTGGAGCGCAGCTTCGGCTGGGAGGACGACGCGTAG
- a CDS encoding MIP/aquaporin family protein, with the protein MSNGDIFLGETIGTAILILFGAGVCAAVTLRFSKARAAGWVVIAFGWGFAVLAGAYTSAPLSGGHLNPAVTVGVAVDTGEWEKVPVYVLGQMTGAVVGAVLAWLVYYAQFAANADDAHALPTLGIFSTIPEIRNPVANLVTEIIATVALVLPILAFGRNDGIGVGQIPGLDAGIYGSGISILLVSLLVVGIGLSLGGPTGYAINPARDLGPRIAHAVLPIPNKGTSDWGYAWIPVAGPLIGGVLSGVVFNLAY; encoded by the coding sequence ATGAGCAACGGAGACATATTCCTCGGCGAGACCATAGGAACAGCGATCCTGATCCTCTTCGGTGCCGGCGTGTGCGCCGCCGTCACCCTGCGTTTCTCCAAGGCGAGAGCCGCCGGCTGGGTGGTCATCGCCTTCGGCTGGGGCTTCGCCGTGCTGGCCGGCGCGTACACGTCCGCGCCGCTGTCGGGCGGCCATCTCAACCCGGCGGTCACGGTCGGCGTGGCCGTGGACACCGGGGAGTGGGAGAAGGTCCCGGTGTACGTCCTCGGGCAGATGACCGGCGCGGTCGTCGGCGCCGTACTGGCCTGGCTGGTGTACTACGCGCAGTTCGCCGCCAACGCCGACGACGCGCACGCGCTGCCGACGCTGGGGATCTTCTCGACCATCCCGGAGATCCGCAATCCGGTGGCCAACCTCGTCACCGAGATCATCGCGACCGTCGCGCTGGTGCTGCCGATCCTGGCGTTCGGCCGGAACGACGGGATCGGTGTCGGTCAGATCCCCGGCCTGGACGCCGGGATCTACGGGTCGGGCATCTCGATCCTCTTGGTGTCGCTGCTGGTCGTGGGCATCGGTCTGTCGCTGGGCGGTCCGACCGGGTACGCCATCAACCCGGCGCGCGACCTGGGGCCGCGGATCGCCCACGCGGTGCTGCCGATCCCGAACAAGGGGACCTCTGACTGGGGTTACGCGTGGATCCCGGTCGCCGGGCCGCTGATCGGCGGTGTGCTGTCCGGGGTCGTCTTCAACCTGGCCTACTGA
- a CDS encoding lipid-transfer protein, protein MSADVAVLGAGMHPWGKWGRSFVSYGRAAAREALADAGLDWRDVDAIVGADTVRGGYPGYVAGATFAQALGWQGARVTSVYAACASGAQAIGAARAQILAGLADVVLVVGADAAPKGFFAPAGGNRPDDPDWLRFRVLGATNPAYFALYARRRMALHGDTVEDFAQVKVKNAAAGALNPRARYRKRVSAEEVAASAVVADPLRLLDICATSDGGAALVLSSVEFARRHGRSDPVRIRAVSTVTPVYPKTVLDLPDIATDSAVAVSPVAHSFRASIARAAYEEAGIGPEDLSLAEVYDLSTALELEWYEDIGLCPMGEGAKLVREGATALGGRTPVNASGGLASFGEAVPAQAIAQVCELTWQLRGTAGDRQVAGARVGITANQGLFGHGSAVVAVR, encoded by the coding sequence ATGAGCGCCGACGTCGCCGTGCTGGGTGCGGGCATGCACCCGTGGGGCAAGTGGGGTCGCAGCTTCGTCTCGTACGGGCGGGCCGCGGCGCGCGAGGCGCTGGCCGACGCCGGGCTCGACTGGCGGGACGTGGACGCGATCGTCGGCGCCGACACCGTGCGCGGCGGGTATCCGGGGTACGTCGCGGGCGCCACCTTCGCGCAGGCGCTCGGCTGGCAGGGCGCACGGGTCACCAGCGTGTACGCGGCGTGTGCCTCGGGCGCGCAGGCGATCGGCGCGGCGCGGGCCCAGATCCTCGCCGGGCTCGCGGACGTGGTGCTCGTCGTGGGCGCGGACGCCGCGCCGAAGGGCTTCTTCGCCCCGGCGGGCGGGAACCGGCCGGACGACCCTGACTGGTTGCGGTTCCGGGTTCTGGGGGCGACCAACCCGGCCTACTTCGCTCTTTACGCCCGTCGCCGGATGGCGCTGCACGGTGACACCGTCGAGGACTTCGCCCAGGTCAAGGTGAAGAACGCGGCAGCCGGCGCGCTCAATCCGCGGGCCCGGTACCGCAAGCGGGTGAGCGCGGAGGAGGTGGCCGCGTCGGCGGTCGTCGCCGATCCGCTGCGGTTGCTCGACATCTGCGCCACGTCCGACGGCGGGGCGGCGTTGGTCCTTTCGAGCGTGGAGTTCGCCCGGCGGCACGGGCGATCGGACCCGGTTCGCATCCGTGCGGTCTCCACGGTGACGCCCGTCTATCCGAAGACCGTGCTCGACCTGCCCGACATCGCCACCGACTCGGCCGTCGCCGTCTCGCCCGTCGCGCATTCATTTCGTGCGTCGATCGCACGGGCCGCGTACGAAGAGGCGGGCATCGGGCCCGAGGACCTGTCGCTGGCCGAGGTGTACGACCTGTCCACCGCGCTGGAGCTGGAGTGGTACGAGGACATCGGGCTGTGCCCGATGGGCGAGGGCGCGAAGCTGGTGCGGGAGGGGGCGACGGCGCTCGGCGGGCGGACCCCGGTCAACGCGAGCGGTGGGTTGGCCTCGTTCGGTGAGGCGGTGCCGGCACAGGCGATCGCCCAGGTCTGTGAGCTCACCTGGCAGTTGCGGGGCACGGCGGGCGACCGGCAGGTGGCGGGCGCCCGGGTCGGGATCACGGCGAACCAGGGGCTGTTCGGGCACGGGTCGGCCGTGGTGGCTGTGCGCTGA
- a CDS encoding Zn-ribbon domain-containing OB-fold protein: MTVTRRPVVAGWFTGDDEADFRLLGTRCTACSSVFFPRADDFCRNPGCQGDGELAEVPLSPRGRVWSCTDGRYRPPAPYVSDPDTPWEPYTLVAVELDAEAMVVLGQAAPGVTVADLPVGSEVEVVPGILNEDDEHVWTTWHWRPVPAEVTR, translated from the coding sequence GTGACAGTGACTCGCAGACCGGTGGTGGCCGGCTGGTTCACCGGGGACGACGAGGCGGATTTCCGGCTCCTCGGCACCCGCTGCACGGCCTGTTCCTCGGTGTTCTTCCCGCGTGCGGACGACTTCTGCCGCAACCCCGGCTGTCAGGGGGACGGCGAGCTCGCCGAGGTGCCGCTCTCCCCGCGCGGACGGGTCTGGTCCTGCACCGACGGCCGCTACCGGCCGCCCGCGCCTTATGTATCGGACCCCGATACGCCCTGGGAGCCGTACACCTTGGTGGCGGTGGAACTGGACGCCGAGGCGATGGTCGTGCTCGGGCAGGCCGCGCCGGGAGTGACCGTGGCGGATCTGCCCGTCGGGTCCGAGGTCGAGGTGGTTCCGGGGATCCTGAACGAGGACGACGAGCACGTCTGGACCACCTGGCACTGGCGGCCCGTTCCGGCGGAGGTGACGCGATGA
- a CDS encoding M15 family metallopeptidase, translating to MTGLASAFRALGVFAAAGLLAATAPAAQATPEPKAPQEFVALSSVDPTIIQEMRYTTPHNFVGEPVDGYRQPLCILTRSAAEGLRRAQTALRAEGYSLKVYDCYRPQRAVDHFVRWAQDLDDESMKEEFYPHVDKSRLFADGYIAEKSGHSRGSTVDLTIVRLPAAPTRPYVPGEPQVACYAPQAERFPDNSVDMGTGYDCFDTLSHTDDPRIQGEQRANRQKLKATLVAQGFVNLPEEWWHFTFKPEPFPSTFFDFPVARRSVAGH from the coding sequence ATGACTGGACTTGCTTCCGCTTTCCGTGCCCTGGGTGTGTTCGCCGCCGCCGGTCTGCTCGCCGCCACCGCGCCGGCGGCGCAGGCGACGCCCGAGCCCAAGGCTCCGCAGGAGTTCGTGGCGCTGAGCTCCGTCGACCCGACGATCATTCAGGAAATGCGCTACACCACCCCGCACAACTTCGTGGGCGAGCCCGTCGACGGGTACCGGCAGCCCTTGTGCATCCTCACTCGTTCTGCGGCCGAGGGGCTGCGGCGGGCGCAGACCGCGCTGCGGGCGGAGGGGTACTCGCTCAAGGTGTACGACTGCTATCGGCCTCAGCGGGCCGTCGATCACTTCGTACGCTGGGCCCAGGACTTGGACGACGAGTCGATGAAGGAGGAGTTCTATCCGCATGTCGACAAGTCGCGTTTGTTCGCGGACGGGTACATCGCCGAGAAGTCCGGGCACAGCCGTGGCTCCACCGTCGATCTGACCATCGTGCGGTTGCCGGCCGCTCCCACTCGACCGTACGTGCCCGGTGAGCCGCAGGTCGCCTGTTACGCGCCGCAGGCGGAGCGGTTCCCCGACAACTCCGTGGACATGGGGACCGGGTACGACTGCTTCGACACGCTGTCGCACACCGACGACCCGCGGATCCAGGGCGAGCAGCGGGCCAACCGGCAGAAGCTGAAGGCGACGCTGGTGGCGCAGGGCTTCGTGAACCTGCCAGAGGAGTGGTGGCACTTCACGTTCAAGCCGGAGCCGTTCCCGAGCACCTTCTTCGACTTCCCCGTGGCGCGGCGGTCGGTGGCCGGTCACTGA
- a CDS encoding NUDIX domain-containing protein, whose translation MTKDSHCSHCGTAYPTDANWPRTCSACGAVAYRNPLPVAVALLPARDTAGTGLVVITRTIEPARGSVALPGGFIDHGEDWCEAVVRELREETGIEAPAEDVRLADAMSSPNHLLLFGLLPPREAATLPPPAPTNETTGWHLLTEPTDLGFPLHTEAARRWFAGEYG comes from the coding sequence GTGACCAAGGACTCGCACTGCTCCCACTGCGGCACGGCATACCCCACCGACGCGAACTGGCCACGCACCTGCAGCGCCTGCGGCGCCGTGGCGTACCGCAACCCCTTGCCGGTGGCCGTCGCCCTGCTCCCCGCCAGAGACACAGCCGGCACCGGCCTCGTCGTCATCACCCGCACCATCGAACCGGCCCGAGGCTCCGTCGCCCTGCCGGGCGGCTTCATCGACCACGGCGAGGACTGGTGCGAAGCGGTGGTCCGCGAACTCCGTGAGGAAACCGGCATCGAAGCCCCGGCCGAAGACGTCCGCCTGGCCGACGCGATGAGCTCCCCGAACCACCTCCTCCTCTTCGGCCTCCTCCCACCACGCGAGGCCGCGACGCTCCCACCCCCGGCCCCCACGAACGAGACGACAGGCTGGCACCTCCTCACGGAGCCGACGGACCTGGGCTTCCCCCTCCACACTGAGGCGGCGCGCAGATGGTTCGCAGGTGAGTACGGGTAA